ATGCGGCGGGCTTCCTTGCGATCGATGTACGCCTCCGGATCCCAGTCTTTGATTTCGGCCGCGATGCGCGTCGGGTACTCGCTCACGTCGAACGACTCGATTGCCGAGACGCCCGATTTGCCGGACATCAAATGATCCCAAAACGTATCCAAATCTCTGCCGAGCGACGTAATGGCGCTCATGCCCGTAATGACGACTCGATGTTTCATGCCAGACCACCTCAACGTTCCGTAATTGATAATTTATATATTAAAACGCTATTTCGTCTAGCTCAAAGCGCTCATTAGATGTGGAGAAGTCCCGCTTCGCCAAGAAACGGGACTTGCGTAAGGTTTGACTCGAATTACTTATGAGCTTGTATGTAATTCACTACTTCGCCTACCGTAGTGATTTTCTCCGCATCTTCGTCGGAGATTTCCATATCGAACTCATCTTCCAATTCCATTACCAATTCGACGACGTCAAGCGAGTCGGCGCCCAAGTCCTCCTTGAAAGATGCTTCAAGTGTAACTTCAGCCTCATCTACGCCAAGGCGGTCGACGATAATTTTCTTTACGCGATCTAATACGTCGGACATCCGGTTCACCTCCTCTTTGGTATTATACGAAACGGGAACGCAAAAAGCCATATTTGAAAACGTTACATGTACATTCCGCCGTCGACGTGGACGGTTTGACCCGTCATATAAGACGCTTCGTCGGACGCCAGGAACCGGACGACCTTAGCGACCTGCTCCGGATTGCCCAGCGTGCCGAGCGGAATTTGCTTCAGCATCGACTCCTTCAATTCAGGAGAGAGCTTCTCCGTCATGTCCGTGTCGATGAAGCCCGGCGCGACGCAATTGACCGTAATGCCGCGCGACGCGAGCTCGCGGGCCGCCGACTTCGTGAGGCCGATGACGCCGGCTTTCGCCGCGACGTAGTTCGCCTGCCCCGGGTTGCCGAGCGCGCCGACGACGGACGAAATATTGACGATGCGGCCCGAGCGCTGCTTCATCATCGGTCGCGTAACCGCCTTGATGCAGTTAAACACGCCTTTCAGATTCGTGGCGATGACCTCGTCAAACTCTTCTTCCTTCATCCGCATCAACAAGTTGTCGCGCGTGATGCCGGCGTTGTTGACGAGAATGTCGACTTTGGCGAACGCCTCGATCGCGGCCGACACCATCGCCTCGACGTCCGCGGACGACGCAACGTTCCCTCGAACCGCGATCGCCTTCCTGCCCAACGCTTCGACCGCCGCGACGACTTCTCGCGCGGCCGCTTCGTTGCCGGCGTAATTGACGACGACGTCGGCGCCGCTCGCCGCCAGCTCGAGCGCGATCGCTCGGCCGATGCCGCGGGACGCTCCGGTCACGATCGCCGCTTTCCCTTCCAACATCGCAATTCCTCCTTTCAATTTAGCGTAGCGCCTGCACGGCGGCTGCCGCCGCCTCCGCGCCGTTCACCGTCACGATGCGCACGGTTTTGTCGATTTTCTTGATCAAGCCGCTGAGCACCGAGCCGGGGCCGAATTCGACGAACGTATCGACGCCGAGCGCGATCAAGCGCTGCACGCTGTCTTCCCAGAGGACCGGCGCGCAAACCTGCTGCACGAGCAGGCGGCGGATGTCGTCGGGCGACGAGACGGGTTCGGCCGTCACGTTGGCGACGACGGGTACCGCGGGAGCCGCGATGTGAACCGTTGCGAGCAGATCTTCCAACCTCGCCGCAGCCGGCTGCATGAGACTGGAGTGGAACGGTCCGCTCACCTCGAGCGGCACGACGCGCTTCGCTCCCGCCTCCTTGCCGCGGGCGACGACCGCGTCGACGCCTTCCTTCGATCCGGAGACGACGATTTGTCCGGGGCAGTTGACGTTCGCGAGCTCGACCCGCCCGACTTCGCCCGTCACCGCTTCGCACAGCGCGCGCAGCGCGTCCCGTTCGGCGCCGAGCACCGCCGCCATCGCGCCGAGGCCTCCGGGCACAGCCTCTTCCATATAACGCCCGCGCATATGTACGAACCGCGCGGCTTCCGCCGGCGTCAGCGCGCCCGCCGCCGCCAGCGCCGTCCATTCGCCGAGGCTGTGCCCGGCGACGTAATCCGGCGTCAGGTCCGCGCCGCCCGCCGCCCGGAACGCCTCTAAGTACGCGAGGCTCGTCGTCAGCAGCGCCGGCTGCGTGTTCGCCGTCGATTTCAACGCTTCCTCCGGTCCTTCGAACGCGATCGTCGACAGCGAATAGCCTACTGCCGCATCGGCGTCGTCGTACAGCTTTTTGACCTCGGGGATGTGCAGCGCGTCTTTCCCCATGCCGACGATCTGCGCGCCTTGGCCGGGGAAGACGAATGCCGTCTTGCTCATCGTTCACCCTCCCATGAAAACCGCTAATTTACGTTTTAAGTGCAGGAATTTTATCTATTGCGTTACCAGGTCAGCACCGCGCCGCCCCACGTGAGGCCGCCGCCGAAGCCGACGAGCACGACCGTATCGCCCTGCTTGACGCGACCTTCCTGGACCGCCTCCGACAGCGCGATCGGGATCGTCGCGGCCGAAATGTTGCCGTACCGATGCACGTTGATCATCACTTCGTTCTCGGTCAGCTCCAGCTTTTCCATCGCCGCATGGATAATGCGGATATTCGCTTGGTGCGGAACCAGCAAGTTGATGTCGCTCTTCGACTTGCCGGCCTTCGCGAGCACGCTCTCGGTCAGATTTTCCATAATGCGGACCGCGAATTTGAACACTTCTCGGCCGTTCTGCCAAATATGGTGCGTGACGCCTTCCGGCAAGCAATCCGCCGTCGGGTACCGCGAACCGCCGACGCAGCCGCCACGCAGGAGCGGTCCGCCCGCACCGTCGGCGCCGAGCTCGAACGCTTCGAATCCGCGCCCCTGCTCCGTCGGGCCGAGCACGACCGCGCCCGCGCCGTCGCCGAACAGGATGCACGTATTCCGATCCGTGTAGTCGGTCACGCGGGAGAGTACCTCCGCGCCGACGACGAGCACGTAGTCGTACATGCCGGAGGCCACGAAGTTCGCCCCGTTCGCGAGACCGTATACGAAGCCCGAGCAGGCTGCGGCCAAATCGAATGCGGCCGCCTGTCTCGCGCCGAGCTTATCCTGCAGAATGCACGCCGTCGACGGACACATCACGTCCGGCGTCATTGTAGCGACGATGATAAGGCCGAGCTGGTCGGCGGTAATGCCTGCGCTCTGCAGCGCCGCAACGGACGCCTCGTAAGCCAAATCGGAGGAGGCTTGATGCTCGGCCGCGATGCGCCGCTCCTTGATCCCCGTCCGCGTGACGATCCACTCGTCGTTCGTTTCTACCATCGATTCCAGCTCTTGGTTCGTCAAAATGCGTTCAGGCACGTAATGCCCCGTGCCCAAAATGCCGACCGGTCTGCCGATCATCATGACCTCATTCCCCTTTCCCTAGCTCCGAAGCGATCGTGCCGACAACGTCCGACCGAAGGGCCGATACCGTTTGGCGCACCGCGTTCTTGATCGCCCGCGCATCGCTCGATCCGTGGCTCTTCATGACGACGCCCGTAAGTCCGAGCATCGGAGCCGCTCCGACTTCCCTGTAGTCCATCTTGTCCCGGAACTTCCGCAGTCCCGGGCGCAGCACGGCCGCAGCCAGCTTAGACAGCGTCGTCCGCGTAAACTCTTGCTTCAAGGCGCCGAACAGCGTCTGCGCGGTGCCTTCCAACGATTTGAGCATCACGTTGCCGACGAAGCCGTCGCAGACGAGCACGTCGCAGACGCCGTTCAAAATGTCCCTCGCCTCGACGTTGCCGACGAACCGAATCGGCGCCGCTTCGAGCAGCGGGTACGCCGCCTTCGTCACTTCGTTGCCTTTCCCCGGCTCCGTGCCGACGTTCAGCAGCCCGACGCGCGGCTCCTTGATGCCATGCACCTTGCTGCGATAAACGCTGCCCATGACGGCGTATTGCGCCAGCTGCTCCGCGGTCGCGTCCATGTTGGCGCCGAGGTCGAGCGCCAGCACGCCGACGCCGTCCATCGTCGGAATCATCGGCGCGAGCGCCGGGCGCTCGATGCCTTTGAGGCGGCCGACGACGAGCAAGCCCGCAGTCATCAGCGCGCCCGTATTGCCGGCCGAGATGAGCGCGTCCGCTTCGCCGCCCTTCACCATCGACGCCGCGACGACCATCGAGGCGTCCTTCTTGCGGCGGACGGCGCGAACCGGCTCCTCGTCGGCCGCGATGACCTCGGAGGCGTGGCGGATTTCGACGTTGGACAGCGACGCGGCGCCGCTTGCGGCGAGCAGCTCGCGAATGCGCGCTTCGTCTCCGACCAAAATGATTCGGGCGTCGGCGAACTCCTTCGCCGCTTCCGCGGCGCCCGCGACGATGCCTTCGGGAGCGTTGTCTCCCCCGAACGCGTCAATGGCGATTCGCATCGTTCGAAACTCCTCTCGCTTCGGCCGTTTTCCCCGACCGATAAATCACAAAATGTCCTTGAAACACGAGATCGTCCCCGACGTAGGTGAACACTTCGACCTTCGCCTTCCCCTTGTCCCCGGGGGCCGATTTCACGTACCCTTTGGCCACGCACCGCTCGCCGAGCCGAACCGGCCGCAGGTAGCGGATGTCCGCCGACGCCGTCAGCGCGACTTCGTCGTTGATAAGCGCGACGGCCAGCGAATTCGCCTGCGCGAAGATGTGGTGCCCGCGCGCGATGCCGGTTCGGGAAAACACATGCTCCTCGCCGACTTCCAGGATCGAGATGCCCGATTTGTCTAATTGCAAATCGATGACGTCCCCGATCACTTCGTCCATCGGCAGCGAGCGGACGACCGATTGCGAAACGGCGGCCATCTGTTTTATTCTTTCCCGAACTTCGGGAATGCCAAGCTCCATTCGGTCGAGCCGAATCGTCTGGATGCTGACGCCGAATTCGGCGGCCAGTTCCTCGTCCGTGACGAACGGATTATTCTGTATGGTCGCCGCCAGTCGCTCCTGGCGCGCCGGTTTCGGCAAACGTTGGATGGCGGACACCTCCGCTTCGCGGAATAGTAACGTCGTTAAGAATTAGTACCAGGTCTTAGTACTAGTATATATTACTTAACCAAAAAGATGCAACAAAAAAAGCATTCCGCCGAAACGGAATGCTTCCTTTATGTGTTGTGTCATCAGCCTTGCTTCACGATGTCGCGGGATTTGTACGTTCCGCAAACTCTGCATACGTGATGGGCCAACTTCAGCTCGCCGCAGTGGTCGCACTTCACCATGCCCGGAACTTCCAACTTGAAATGAGTCCGGCGCTTGTTCTTGCGCATTTTCGACGTTTTTGCAAATGGTACTGCCATGTTCCCACCTCCTTGCAAGAGTGCTCGTGAAACTACACCGTAATGTTTTACGAAAAAAAGTCTTTGAGACCGGCGAGACGCGGATCGATCCGCTCTTGTACGCAATCGCAAGTCTCGGCGTTCCGGTCTTTGCCGCACACGGGACACAGCCCCTTGCACGCGTCGCCGCAAACCGCCGCCATCGGCAGCTGGACGACGAACGCTTCGCGCAGATAAGGCGTCAAATCGACGACCTCGTCCGGGACATGATGAATGTCCTCGTCGCGCTCGGCGATGCCGCGCTGCATCGTGAACATCTCCGTTACCGAAAATTCCGCTTTCTCCGTCACTTTGCGAAGGCACTTGGAGCACACCAATTCCAGTTCGGCCGTTAATGTGCCTGTGACGATCGCCGTGCCGGAATCGGACCGCGCGGTCAAGTTCGCCTCGATCGGACCAGCCATACGAATGTCGTTGCGTCCGGTGACGGGATCCTCCATCACGAGACTTCCGCGAAGCTCGATGGGTGCGCCTCTCGCTGCCAACTCGCGCAAATTGATATTCACGAAGCATCACCTCAAACACACAAAGATTATTATATCCAGTAACTTCGCCCTTTGTCAATCCTCAATGCGGAATCGATAATATTTCCGTTCTGCCTTCAATCGTCGAGTACAATTTCCACTGCCCGTTCGTCAATCTGCGCAGCGTATGAATCGTCTCCGTGCGCCGATCCGCGAGCTTCGGACCCGCCGACTTGCGCATCGTCTGCACCGTATGCACGTACATCTCGTCCTGGGAACGCTCGAGTACCGTCAACGATTCCAACTCGTGAACCAAATCGTATGCGCCGAACATCCATGGAAGCGTCGCCTCCGTCGCCTTGCGCATCGGGGAATCCGCGTGGACGATCTTCAACGCGGCGTTCACGTCTTCTTGATTTAAGGCTTCCATATATGCAGCGATCGTATTCCGGGCGACCGTTTCTTCCTCGGGCGCCGACGCCTCGCCGGGCGGCGTTCCGAACGGCGACGTCCACTCCCGCGACAGCAAGGCCGCGTCGTACAAACGCCACGCGCCGTCGGTTCCTTGGCGCATCGTCACCTTCATGTCGACCCGATTGTCGACATAGAACGCCCCTGCCGTCTTCGCGTTCGCCTCCGTGACGCGCAGCGTCGCGACGCCGCCGTGCACCGATTCGACGACGAGCGACTCGAGCGTCGTCCGCACGTCGCGGCGGGCGTACGCGTCCGCGAGCGTCGTGCGGAGCGAGGCGCGAAGCGGCGACGCCGCATGCACGAGGCGCAGCACCGCGGCGGCGTCTTCCCGGTTCGCGGCCGCGAGATACGCCTCGTAGGCGGCCTTAACGCCCGCTTGCTGCTCTTCCGCCGACGGGCCGCTCGCGATGCGGATGCTGCGCTCCGCGCCGTCCCACGCAACCGAAGCGCCTGCCGTCTCGCTGACGAACCGAAGCGGCACGAACGTGCGGCCCCCGACGATCGCCGGCGCCGCCAGCAGCGGCTTCGCCGTGCCGTCGACTGTCGCCGACGCCGCGCCGACCGTCAGCGTCAACGTCTTGCCGCCGCCGCGGCCTGTCACCGTCTTCGTCGCCGCGTCCCACGACACTTCCATCCCGAGCCGCTCGAACAGCGCCCGGAACGGTACGAACGTCGTGCCGGCGGCGATGTACGCCGGCGCGTCCGCAACGAGCTCTTCCCCGTTAAACCAAATTCGGATCGGCTTCTCCTCCGCCGTCGCCGCGCCCGGCAATCCCGTCGTCAACAGCAGAGCGAACGCGGCGGCCAGCTTCGTCCAACGCGATGTCTTCATCGTTATTCACCATACTCCTGCTCTCTGCAAATCTTTCTTGGTCAAATCTCTCATCGACAAATCTCGCAACGACATTGTTACATTGTAGCAAAATGAGAGGACGGAAACTAGCGCGGAAAAGTTGCAGACGTCGTTTGTCGTCTACAAAAACAGCAGGATGAAGACTATATATTGAGGTTCTTACGAACGATAAAACGACAAAAACCGCCTTGAACAGGCGGCTTCTGTGCTGCTTTCTCTTGAGCGACCTCGATTTTACTTGCCTTCCTTAACGAACTGTTCGATTCTCTGCTTGATGGAGTCGCGAACCTCACGGAACTTCGTCATGATTTCTTCTTCTGTACCCGTCGCTTTCGCCGGATCCTCAAAACCCCAGTGCCAGCGCTCCGCCTTATCGTTTCTAACGACAGGGCAATGATCGTTCGCATGTCCGCAAAGCGTAATGATGTAATCCGCTTTTTTGAGCGTCTCTTCGTCGATCACGTCGGAAGTGTGGGTAGAGATGTCTACGCCAGCTTCCTTCATGACCTGAACCGCTCTCGGGTTTAAACCATGCGCTTCCAAGCCCGCGCTCTTCACTTCGTACTTGTCGCTCCCGAGCGCTTTCAAGAACCCGTCCGCGATTTGACTCCGACACGAATTGCCCGTACAGAGAAAGTACACTAATTTTTTATCCATGTTCTTATCCTCCCGAATGTGTTGGTTTGAAATTTATGATAAAAGGGTTAGCCACGAATAAAGTCCGACAAGGGTAATGAACAGGGTCGGCACCGTCAGAATAATTCCGACTTTAAAGTAATAGCCCCAAGTAATGTTTACGCCTTTGCGGGAAAGGACGTGCAGCCATAAGAGCGTGGCGAGGGAACCGATCGGCGTTATTTTGGGCCCTAAATCAGAACCGATGACGTTGGCGTACACGAGAGATTCTCGGATAACGCCGGACGTGCCGGCAGCGTCGATGGCGAGCGCGTTAATCATGACCGTCGGCATGTTATTCATGATCGAGGAAAGAATCGCCGCCAAGAAGCCCATCCCGACCGTCGAAACGAATAAGCCTTGTTCGGCCAACGTCCGAATCAGACTGCCCAGCATATCCGTAAGTCCAACGTTCCGAAGGCCGTAAACGACGACATACATCCCAATGGAGAAAATGACGACAGCCCATGGAGCCCCTTTAATGATCTTCATTGTTTCGACGGCTTTGCTCCGCCGGGCGACGATAATGAAAAATATGGCCACCGCCCCCGCAACGATGGAAACAGGGATATGTACGAAGCCACTGATCAGGTAGGCGACTAAAAGAACGCCGAGAATCACCCAAGACCAAATGAACAGACCGCGATCTTTGATCGCTTCATTCGGTTTTTTGAGCTGATCGACATCGTAATTTTCCGGAATGTCCTTCCGGAAGAACAAGTAAAGCACCGCCAAACTGGCCCCGAGGGAGAACAAGCTCGGCACGATCATTCGGCCGGCATACTCTACGAACGTGATGCCGAAGTAATCCGCGGAAACGATATTGACAAGGTTGCTAACGATGAAAGGAAGCGACGTAGTGTCCGCAATAAATCCGCTTGCCATTACGAACGGCAAAATCATTTTATCGGGAAAACGCAGCGCCCGAACCATCGCCAGGACGATCGGAGTTAAGATCAGCGCCGCGCCGTCGTTCGCGAACAGGGCCGCTACGGCCGCGCCGAGCAGGATGACGTATACGAACATGCGCTTGCCGTTCCCTCCGGCCAAACGAGCCATATGGAGGGCAGACCACTCGAAAAATCCGATGTCGTCGAGAATGAGCGAGATGAGAATGATGGCGACGAACGCTAACGTCGCATTCCATACGATTCCGGTAACGGTGACGACATCCCCGAGGCTTACGACTTGAAACAAGAGCGCCAGGATCGCCCCGGCGGAGGCGGACCACCCGATGTTCAGACCTTTCGGCTGCCAAATGACGAATGTTAACGTGACAAGAAAAATAATCGATGCGATGAAAATCATGACGGCCTCCAATTAATTGCAGGAAGTAGTATTGGTCAATCGGCGCAGCTTATCTTTTGCCGACGGCAAGGTAGCGATGACGGGTTCGAAATGAGGCTTATCGTTGATGTTTAATGAGTAATACACCCACTGCCCCCGCTTCGATTCGTTTAACAATCCGGCGTCCTTGAGCTTTCTTAGGTGCTGACTGATATTGGGCTGACTGGTTTGCAAAATTTCCACCAGCTCGCAAACGCAAAGCTCCTGTTCCTTCAGCAGCGAAACGATCGTTAAGCGATTTTTGTCGCCGAGGAGCTTAAAAAATTCGGCAAATTCCTCCGTGCCGGCAGACGGCGCTGCCGCGCCGTGGACGGCTTGCAATACGTTTAAATTCGAAAGCAGTTCGAAGACCTTTTGCTTTATGGCGTCCCTCGCTTTCCGAACTTCCGCAATATCGCCGCTCGGGAGCGGATCGGGAATATCCCATTGGTAATTCTGAATTCCGAACGGAACGACAGGGCAGCGCTCCTTGATTTGCTCGCACAGTTTTACGACAACGCTTGCGTTCATGAAGATGTTCATGTCGATCGGTTTCGAAGCGTGCGTCGCGATGTCGATGCCGTCTTCGCGCATGACCTCGACGGTCAATGGATGGATTTCTCCGGCTTCGATTCCTGCGCTATGAACGATGACATTCGATCCGCCATAGTATTTCGCATAGGCTTCGGCGATTTGACTTCGGCACCGGTTTTGCATGCATAGGAAGTAAATGCGGTACGGCTTATGCATCGGTCAAGTCCTCCTAAATATTCGCTCATTATCATATAATTAATTACTTATTTTTAAAAGTCAATATAAAGTTCATCGATCTTTGGTCATTTACAAAAACAACTCAATATCGTTGATCATTTACAAAACAAATAAAAATCGTTAACACGGAGAAAACATTCGCCCCATAAGCTTGTCCTCGAAGTCATTATTCTCATGGGAGTGAGATTTTTGGACAAAAAGATGGATCGACGCACGTTCTTGTCTTACCTCGGCACGGGCGCAGCCGCGCTGGCCGCAGCTTCCGCCGGACTCGGCGTTCTCGAGGGCAAAGCTTCCGCGGCCTCCCGCACCGCAGACCACATGTTCGGCTTCAAGACGAACAAAGTCAGCGGCTACTTCAAGCCGATTTCCCCGTCCAGCGAAGACAAGCTGATTCTTCCCGAGGGCTACCGTTACGACGTCGTCGCGGCGTTCGACGACGTGATCAACAAAGCCGGCGAGAAGTTCGGCCAAGGCGCCGATTATAACGCATATATTCCGATCGAAGGCTCTACGCGCGGCCTCTTGGTGACGAACCACGAGTATACGAACATTTTCGCGCTCGGCCCGATCGCCGAAAGCGGCAAAACGAAAGCGCAAAAAGAAAAGGATCTCTACTATCAAGGCATGTCCGTCATCGAAGTGTACCAAGACGAAAACGGCGTGTGGAAGATGGACACGTCGTCAAAGTACGCCCGCCGCATCAACGGCTTCACGCCGTTCGACATTACCGGTCCGGCGAAGGGCATCCCGGCGCTGAACAACGCGTCGAAGGCGCAAGGCACGTTCGCGAACTGCTCCGGCGGCGTCACGCTGTGGAACACGGTGCTGTCCTGCGAAGAAAACTTCAGCGACACGGCCGAAGAGAACGACCTGCCGCAAACGCACTACGGCTGGGTCGTCGAGATCGATCCGTTCGACGCGAAGTTCTTGAAAAAGCACACGGCTCTCGGCCGCTTCAACCATGAAAACACGGCGATGGGTCTTGCCAAAGACAACCGCGTCGTCGTATACATGGGCGACGACAAGCGCGACGCTTGCGTGTATAAATTCATTTCCTCGGGCAAATACGACCCGGCCAAAGGCCGCGCCAACTCCGCGCTGCTCGAGAACGGCACGCTGTACGTCGCCAACTTCAAAAAAGGCGAATGGGTGCCGGTCACGTACGAAGCGCTCTCCAAGGCGCTTGCGAACGAAAGCTTCAAGGCGCCGACGGGCGTAAAAGGCACGCGCGAAGAGCTGCTCGCGAAGTTCAAGAGCCAAGGCGACGTCGTCACGAACTGCCATGAGGCGGCGCTCATCTTGGGCGGCACGCCGACGGACCGTCCGGAGGACATCGAAATTTCGCCGTTCGACAACACGGTGTTCATCTGCCACACGAACAACGACGCGCACGGCAACATTCACGGCCACATTACGCGCATTTTCGAAAACGGCGACGACCTCGGCGCCCTCGGCTTCGACTTCGAAATTTTCGCCGCGGGCGGCCGTCAATCCGGCTTCTCGTCCCCGGACAACTTGGCGTTCGACTCCAACGGCAACCTGTGGGTCGTCACGGACATTTCGACGTCGAGCCATAACAAGGGCGTATACAAATCGTTCATGAACAACGGCTTGTTCGTGATCCCGACGTCCGGCCCGAACATGGGCGTAGCGATGCAGTTCGCGTCCGGTCCGAGAGACAGCGAAATGACGGGGCCGTTCTTCACGCCGGACGAGCGCACGCTGTTCCTCTCCGTGCAGCACCCGGGCGAAATGACGACGGACCTCAGCAAGCCGACGAGCCTCTGGCCGAACCGCCCGGGCGATACGAAAGCGCGCTGCGGCGTCGTTGCGATCAGCGGCTTCAAGCTGGGCTAATCGCGTCTTCGCACCATAAATTCTCGTACACTTTCTTTTGCGGATTTGCTATAATTTATCCTACACGCATCGTAGGATACACGCGGCGCGAAAAGCGGGTCTCCCCGTTTTTCGCGCGCGATTTTATTCGGGGGAGTTGTCCACAATATGTCGTTAGCCAGCATCGGGATTCCCGGGCTTATCTTAATTCTTGTAATCGCGCTGATCATCTTCGGGCCGTCGAAGCTGCCCGAGCTCGGGCGCGCGTTCGGCCGGACGCTCAGCGAGTTCAAAAATTCGACGCGCGAACTCGTGTCGAATGATGAGAAAGACGAAGATAAATTGCTTGCGGAGAAAAAATCCTAATTCGTCTTGGGAGTCGTTATGAGCGGACAAGAGATGCAAGAACCTCAAATGCAAGAAATGAACCTAACCGAACATCTTACCGAGCTGCGCAAGCGGATCATCATCACATTGGGCACCTTTCTGGCCGCCCTTTGTGGTGCTTTTGTTTATGTGGAACAAATCTATTTGTGGCTGACGCGCGACCTGGACGGGAAGCTCCAGGTGCTCGGGCCGACGGACGTGCTATGGGTATATTTCATGATCGCCGGCGTATTCGCGATCGCGGTGACGATCCCGGTCGCGGGCTTTCAGGTGTGGCGCTTCGTGGCGCCGGGGCTTCGTCCGATCGAACGAACGACCGCGCTCGGCTACATTCCGGCGCTCGCCGTGCTGTTCGTCGTCGGGCTCGCCTTCGGATACTTCGTCATTTACCCGATGGTGCTTACGTTCCTGAACAGCTTGTCCGGCAATTTCGTGACGGCGTATACGGCGGAGAAATATTTCCGCTTCATGATCAATATGACGGTGCCGTTCGGCGTGCTGTTCGAGATGCCGGTCATCGTCATGTTCCTGACGTCGCTCGGCCTGCTGAATCCGAAACGGCTCGCCAAAGTGCGCAAGGTCGCGTATTTGCTGCTGACGATCGTCGCCGTGACGATTACGCCGCCGGATCTCGTCTCGGACATTCTCGTCATTATCCCGCTCTTCCTGCTGTACGAAATCAGTATCGGGCTGTCGCGAGTCGTATATCGCAAACGCATCGAGAAGCTGGAAGCGGTCGGCGAATAACAGGGCGAGCGACGTAACGGGTGACGTATAATGAAGAAAACCTCCCCTTCCCGTTCGCGGGCAAGGGGTGTTTTTGCACATGGAGGGATTGCGGAATGGGTCGCGTCTTAGGGGTCATCGTGGAATATAACCCGCTGCACAACGGGCATGCGTACCATTTGGCCGCATCGAAGGAGGCGGCCGGGGCGGAGGCGGTCGTCGCGGTCATGAGCGGCCATTGGCTGCAGCGCGGCGAGCCCGCCCTGATGAACAAATGGGCGCGGGCGGAGGCCGCTCTTCATGCGGGTGTCGACCTCGTGCTCGAGCTGCCGGTCGCCTACAGCGCGCAGCCGGCGGAATGGTTCGCGTACGGCGCCGTCGCCGCGCTGCACGCGACGGGCGTCGTCGACGCGTTCTGCTTCGGCAGCGAGAGCGGCGACATCGGCGCGCTGCGCGCGCTCGCGGCGAAGCTCGCCGCCGAGCCCGCGGAGTTCGCGGCGCTGCTCCGGGAGCGGCTCAAGACCGGAGCCCCCTACCCCGCCGCCTACGCCGACGCCGCAGGCGCGCTGACGGGC
The window above is part of the Paenibacillus sp. genome. Proteins encoded here:
- the acpP gene encoding acyl carrier protein, which produces MSDVLDRVKKIIVDRLGVDEAEVTLEASFKEDLGADSLDVVELVMELEDEFDMEISDEDAEKITTVGEVVNYIQAHK
- the fabG gene encoding 3-oxoacyl-[acyl-carrier-protein] reductase, with the protein product MLEGKAAIVTGASRGIGRAIALELAASGADVVVNYAGNEAAAREVVAAVEALGRKAIAVRGNVASSADVEAMVSAAIEAFAKVDILVNNAGITRDNLLMRMKEEEFDEVIATNLKGVFNCIKAVTRPMMKQRSGRIVNISSVVGALGNPGQANYVAAKAGVIGLTKSAARELASRGITVNCVAPGFIDTDMTEKLSPELKESMLKQIPLGTLGNPEQVAKVVRFLASDEASYMTGQTVHVDGGMYM
- the fabD gene encoding ACP S-malonyltransferase — protein: MSKTAFVFPGQGAQIVGMGKDALHIPEVKKLYDDADAAVGYSLSTIAFEGPEEALKSTANTQPALLTTSLAYLEAFRAAGGADLTPDYVAGHSLGEWTALAAAGALTPAEAARFVHMRGRYMEEAVPGGLGAMAAVLGAERDALRALCEAVTGEVGRVELANVNCPGQIVVSGSKEGVDAVVARGKEAGAKRVVPLEVSGPFHSSLMQPAAARLEDLLATVHIAAPAVPVVANVTAEPVSSPDDIRRLLVQQVCAPVLWEDSVQRLIALGVDTFVEFGPGSVLSGLIKKIDKTVRIVTVNGAEAAAAAVQALR
- a CDS encoding beta-ketoacyl-ACP synthase III, which encodes MIGRPVGILGTGHYVPERILTNQELESMVETNDEWIVTRTGIKERRIAAEHQASSDLAYEASVAALQSAGITADQLGLIIVATMTPDVMCPSTACILQDKLGARQAAAFDLAAACSGFVYGLANGANFVASGMYDYVLVVGAEVLSRVTDYTDRNTCILFGDGAGAVVLGPTEQGRGFEAFELGADGAGGPLLRGGCVGGSRYPTADCLPEGVTHHIWQNGREVFKFAVRIMENLTESVLAKAGKSKSDINLLVPHQANIRIIHAAMEKLELTENEVMINVHRYGNISAATIPIALSEAVQEGRVKQGDTVVLVGFGGGLTWGGAVLTW
- the plsX gene encoding phosphate acyltransferase PlsX, which produces MRIAIDAFGGDNAPEGIVAGAAEAAKEFADARIILVGDEARIRELLAASGAASLSNVEIRHASEVIAADEEPVRAVRRKKDASMVVAASMVKGGEADALISAGNTGALMTAGLLVVGRLKGIERPALAPMIPTMDGVGVLALDLGANMDATAEQLAQYAVMGSVYRSKVHGIKEPRVGLLNVGTEPGKGNEVTKAAYPLLEAAPIRFVGNVEARDILNGVCDVLVCDGFVGNVMLKSLEGTAQTLFGALKQEFTRTTLSKLAAAVLRPGLRKFRDKMDYREVGAAPMLGLTGVVMKSHGSSDARAIKNAVRQTVSALRSDVVGTIASELGKGE
- the fapR gene encoding transcription factor FapR, which translates into the protein MPKPARQERLAATIQNNPFVTDEELAAEFGVSIQTIRLDRMELGIPEVRERIKQMAAVSQSVVRSLPMDEVIGDVIDLQLDKSGISILEVGEEHVFSRTGIARGHHIFAQANSLAVALINDEVALTASADIRYLRPVRLGERCVAKGYVKSAPGDKGKAKVEVFTYVGDDLVFQGHFVIYRSGKTAEARGVSNDANRH
- the rpmF gene encoding 50S ribosomal protein L32, with the translated sequence MAVPFAKTSKMRKNKRRTHFKLEVPGMVKCDHCGELKLAHHVCRVCGTYKSRDIVKQG
- a CDS encoding DUF177 domain-containing protein, with product MNINLRELAARGAPIELRGSLVMEDPVTGRNDIRMAGPIEANLTARSDSGTAIVTGTLTAELELVCSKCLRKVTEKAEFSVTEMFTMQRGIAERDEDIHHVPDEVVDLTPYLREAFVVQLPMAAVCGDACKGLCPVCGKDRNAETCDCVQERIDPRLAGLKDFFS